The Porites lutea chromosome 11, jaPorLute2.1, whole genome shotgun sequence genome contains the following window.
GAGTGTCCTTTTTTAATTAAATGTGATCAATGTGGAATCTGCCTGTCTTTTTCTAGTTCCCTTTGCCTTAATGAGCGAGTGGTAATGGGTCCAGTTTCCGTATTACTTTTTGATTCAACGCCGACATGGAATAAACACCGGTTCTTATACGTGAAGTTGTtaacaaccccccccccccgcccctcccctcccctcccccgccaCGGGTGAGCCAGAGTTGTTCCGAAAATTTTGACAACTTCTACCACTTTGAGCAACTTGttaggtttttgaaaactttttttaaaaaaacaaaaatcgagcaattttctctaaaaaaccCAGTTCTGAACATCCCGTAAGCGACCGCCCAAAATGTCAAGCCCAgttggtcgcttacgggaggtggtcgcgTAGCAGAGTTCAGACATAATGGGTATCATGTTTTTCGATTGTGTTACGTCTACTAAAATGGTGCTTCTTTTAAACTGAAACGAAAGCCAAATTAACCGAAGTCAAAAATGAACGAACCTTAACGGTAAGTGTACATGTGGTTTCAAGTGGAGCAAGGTTCGTGTCTGGTAACTCACACCGCAGTAATTACAAAATTAGTGTTCCTCCCTTTTTGGTAAAGAAGAAGTCAAGAGATGATTGCTCGAGGTACCTTAGATAAGAAATAAACAGCACTATACAATTTTTCCCTCTATTATCTGGCAAGTGATCGCTTAcgagagttaaaaaaaaaggagcaaatttcaaattttagctctAAAAGTGGTCACGGTCGCTTACGAGATGTGTTAGTTTAGCCAGGTTCCTATCCAAATATAGAAATGTAAACTTATAACAATTTGGAAAACTGTTTGCTTACAAGGGGTGGACGCAACTCAAGGCTCCATTATACCCAGAAAGCTGTTTGAACACCTAGCTAATTAAAGATTTAGTAAAGCAAGCGAAGCAGAGTTTTCTGTTGCCGGTCAGCGCCGCTGTTCCAGCTGAACGACAATTTCTAAAATGGCGGCCACGAGATGTAAAAGCTCGTTAgaggaaaaacctttttttaactcTGAAGTCGACCCGTGGTCAAAGGAAGCTGAAAACCCTATAAGGAGCAAATTTACAAGAGCCAAAGAAATCTGCAATAATGAGAAAAAAGGGGCAACTTTTAAGCAACTCTTTGGAAAATGTTGGAGCACATGGGCTTtcaagataaaataaataaataaataaataaagtgtctttactgttcaaaagataaaattacTTATCTTATGTTACATTTAAATATAACAACGTTAATGGGCTAAAGTATGTCTCTAAATAAGATTAGTATAACatagaaacaaaataatacaaaaatcgAATACAGAAAGTACACTATTTACAAAGCTACATTAAACTTAAAGACAATTCTATTAAAGAATGTATTCTTAAAACGGTCCGTGTGAATGGCAGGAATTGCTGGAGATTTATTCCTTAAGTTGTATCTTGTAGGGAAATTAGCTCTAAGAGGGTGGTTCGGGATACTAGAAGCCTTCCTACAAATTCTATGATCTTGCACTTTAAGTAATTCACCTATCTCTAATTTTCTTGGATATGTATCTGCGTTTAAAAAATCGATCTAAAAACTGCTGGGCAATAGTTAGCTCTGCTTCAGAGGCCCCATACACAGATAAAGCATAAGTACTATTAGGTAGAACTATGGAAGAGAAGAAATGATGATGATGCAATGGGAGGTGTAGGTATGATGGAATTAAGTTAATTCAATTTTCTGTATACCTTTAGCTGTCATTCCCACAGTACAACAAAACAAGTCAAACCATTTTCCTCACCATAAcaacgttttttaaaaatgccaacGTTACCTAGTAAAGAAACTGAATATGTAGTTTTTGGtgatagtatttttttttttttggtattaaacATTAAGGTCCACCTGAGGCAAAGAGGCGAAAAGGGGAAACTGGTGTCACAGAAAAAGGTACAGTAAATGTTACTGGGAATTTGTTgctagatttttttttctttctcttccgtGCAAAAAAAATGGCACATTCGTtagaatattgtttttgtttacgtTGTAGCTGGTTGTTGATGATCACAGTATAAATGCTTAGGACATGAAATGAGcgatttatcaaaaaaaaaaagaaatcagtttctGTACTTCGTGCCTAGGGTTTCCTTCTTTCACTCTTAAGTATTCCAATGTGATGCACACCTACCTTACGCAGTCTCGAAAATCAATATTTACTGGTACTTTAGATTATtaaattacagtaattttttaTAGCGGTAGTGACCTATAACAGAAAGCTGGTTGGAGAGTTGGAAACAACCCGTGCCTTGGCGGTTAAATATGGCGATGtaagattaaattttttatttttcataggggaaaacaacgaaaaaaccAAGAAGAAGCGTAAAAGGAGGAAGAAGTCAAAGAATGAAGTGGGCACAGAATGATGCTTGGCAGTTTTTAATTTCCGATTTCTTaagtgtttaatttttaataggAAGAGGAcagagtggagtccaatttggtctgttaTTGTACATTCAACTCACTATCTCATTTGTGATTGGCCGAAAGCGTGCAGTGAGATTTCGAAAGCAGCGCTTGGGGCGTCATCTACACACGACGTCACGGGTAATCATGTCATGTATGACTACGGTGTATGATttttacctcgaccttgattatcacaaaaacctcatccaataattgtttagtatgattacagaccgaattagaCTACATGAAGTTCTCCTACCGATTAAtcttaactttaacaaaatttgtgataataTAAGGctctatttttaaatcaaaacacaagaaattccaagcagtggaaaaaaggccatttaagTGCGCGCGTACTGTCCTGTTAGTGCTGAAAGCATGGCAGTTGATTGCCAATCAGATTAAATTGCCAATCAGATGGAATAgacaaatgaacaaaatgtGCGCTTAAATGATCTAATTAGTTTACGCAAGGAAACAGTTCCATTTTTTCCACTTTGCAATGAGCCAACAGCTTTGACCGTCGTTGTTTTTCGTTTGGATGACGACTGATTCCTAGATTGTGTTATACACTATTTGTCGAGTTGCtaagcttgttttctttttccctcaAAGTACCGGGCGCGCGCGAAAATTTCCAGGCGTTCAcctttttctgagtttgacagtacaagaaggtgggggacccgaggtaggtgaggtaacccgcttggGTGGGGTTAGAAAAGAACCCTCCTCTACATGCAATCTTACTACCCGTTTAAcacgtgaacaagaaaaatgttggcaaaccacgtgttttggcttttctgctctcacttgctgctcttgctgcaacttTTAGTCCTGTTGCTTTCTATTgttaatcaaattaaaatgagagatgaTATGggcaggcgggttacctcaccttcctgggATCCCTCCACCTTCATGAAAAAAGGCCCTAATAGttcaaatttgacattttgcCAGTTGCCTTTCATGATTACAACAGTATAATGCGTTTCTGATTTGAAGTGGgaattttgcaaagtttacatCATAGTTTTCGCATGCACAACTAATGCCATCTGTATGATCATCGTCAAATAAATTAGAAAATGTATTAATTTAAATACATTATCAGTATCATGGAGAAAGAGCTTTCCCCATTAGGTTCTTGGCTAATTTTAACTTGCCGATGAACTTACTTAAAAAGTagggttacatttttttttaaatttaaggcAAGCTTAGTGCTAAATAAAGGAAGAACAAATTATACCGTCTATGCGTCTATCCTGAGTTTAATTCACAAATGCGACGAGGAAAGCCCATGACCTGATAGTAGAAACTGAATAGATTGGGATTTTATATATTATAGTAAGGGtaatttttcagtttcattttgttGCAAGTTTTACCGTTTGGAGAATGGAGTAAGTTGAAGCtatataattgtattgtatttacaggttttaaaccacaaaattttatctttctcAAAGTCTCAGCCGGGGGTTTAGTCTTAACATATTCTTCagctcgatattcttataaacaCCTGTATAAAGTGTATTGTGATAGGAAAAAAAGGGAGGTCCTAATCCGCGGACAATGTCAGACCCATATCTCACAGATATTCTCTGGTACAGAAGCAATAGATAAAAACCTTCCTGATTTCTGTctaaatgtttttcaactttctcCATCCGTTCCTCTACTCCACATGttattgctttgttatttatacccgctttttcatgttttgagcagttaattttttatgtttcactcaatttggctGTAAATTTGGCGACACAGCTCTTTTAAATAGTGACTCTAACTCATTCTCAATATTTTCGGGACTCCCATAACCTTTagtactctctctctctctttatgAATAGTCTTTTTTAAGCATTAGAAGgtggaaaaataaatttgaacgcAAGGAGAGAAAGCGCATGAATGTTTATGCCTGCAGTTAGTTGCATTAAACTGGtgatcttgaaataaaatggagaaaacCATCAACACCATTATCATTCAGGTTACAAAATTGGCAGGCAAGAAGGCTGACAATATAATtatacaaaatgaaatgaaatgacatGTGtctataataatataataagaaCAATGGATTGGCAATAAATGTCATTAATAATAGACTGAACATTTCAAatgattgaaaaataaataaataaataaactcgtCAACACAGTTCGCAAAACAAATGTCCCTCACAAACAACCCTGACTACTTCTGGGATTCTGGTTATGACTCAGAGTAGTCTCGTCGAATCATCTTGCCTCGTCGCGTGATCCTCGCCTAGTCGTCCTCTTCGAGTCGTCCCCTCGTCGAGTCACCCTCGTCGAGTCACCCTCGttgagtcgtcctcgtcgagtcaacGTCAAGTAATGGTGCCTCATCGAGTCATCCTCGGCGAGTCATCCTGTGTTATAGAGTAGTCATAAAGTGATATCGAGACGTCCTCGTCGAGTCTTGAGGAGCCATCGCGTCTATTTACCTTTTTTTGAGCTTCGGTAGAAAGATGACTCCGTTCCCAGAAACGGTGAGTAATCCCATTTTTTGTAGGACTTTAGTGGTAGCTATTGTTGTTCTTAATGCTCACTGCACGAAGTTGCGTGAAATATGCTCAATAGAGAACCTAAGCAGCGGACGTCCAAGAGGTCACGGACGTCAGAGTTGCGCCCGGTCTGGATCGAGTACGGCGTTTGAGGCGCGAGAAGCGAAGATTAAGGTGTCACGGACGTCTTGTCACGGACGTCACGGACGTCAATCACGAACGTGTTGTCTGTGTTAAGCTTTCGCTATTTAAAATGTCTTCGAATTTCAGAAAGATCTTTGCCACTGAAGGGCACTCCTACATTTTCTTTGCCCCATTCTCATATGAACATTTCATCCTtcaccgtacaccgaccgcccgtccgtccgcaccacaggaaaaccaatgtttactctcacacttttagctagtttgggagcccaagagaaaactaattgcacaggctgcacatcaatgttgtgatcaattgacagctatcaaaacagggcatccgctgaccagtatcacctgaccgtaccacGGGCTCAAGTGTCGTCCCATCGAGGAcgagtatttttttaaagttatccgctgacaaattaccagtttcaaatgatcgcaggctcaagtttattttttccaaggattcatatcaaatatgttgtgtttatgtcactatggccccgcactattaggattttgatttcaaactgacctcagaagcgaaaattcatccagtttttttaaaagtacaggcggggaagacctttgaggttacttcatggttggtgagtgcgGACGATTTTTCTTCACGAGTTGCGAGAGGCGCgaacgaacgagtgagcgcagcgaacgagtgagttcAGCGACTCCTCGCAACGAGTGAAGAAAAATCGGACAAAcgaaccaaccatgaagtaatttgtttattttatacgtactgagatttcaaaagaatactacgcaaaaaaatcgttatgaagaataaatttatttcaaattgcgtAATAAAGCTGAATGATGGAATGACAAAGtcaaattaaatgtatttttttcgacaattacatataaaaaatatataaaggctAAAACGTTTATAACAAATCCTcaatagatgaaaagaaaaaagaaagaaaggcaaaaaagtctGACCTTCACTTATTTTTGTTACGTAGCTGAGCACACAGCCCACCGACGGCCGTGGGTGAGAAAACTAGTCGGACTCAGAATCAGAACTTAAGAGTCTTTTGTACCTTTGATATTTAGGCTTCGGGCTTGTCGGCAATATAGGTGATTTGTTGAGTGTGTTGATCGAAACATGAATGTTTCCACCGCTTATCGTAGCTCCAGCGAAAATTTGTAGCGCTTGTTGTTGACCACAAGTGGAAGACGTGACAGTGTGTTCTGTGCGCTGCTGGCTcacaagcattttgttattttcacttgaGCTTCCACACGAACTTTCCTCTCTTGGGGcatcttttttagaaacaattcCAGTGGTAAATGCACTAAGCGTACGTGACATTttcatctgttgtttttcagaaacagtCGCGTAGTTGTTAACGCTTTGAAGATTTCTGTGACCTGAGAGTTGAATTATGTCAGTGGGAGGGATTTCTTCGTTCACCAAGGTCTGCATCATTGTCTTTCTACCACTGTGATTTTTAAGTCGAGGTTTATTAAGTTCGGCTTTTTCTGACATGACCTTCATAATAGAATTGAGTTTGTTCACACCAACAGGAGACTGTTTGAACCACGGCTTTTTGTCGAGCGAGTCTGTCTTGATGTTGTTTACCGCTAGATAAAACGGCGCCTCGTCAAAGTTCATTTGAGTCGGTCTCTTTTCGGCGAAAACCTTGTAAGTCAACACTGGACATCTGTCGCTATTTggaagtgaaaacatttttggagctaTCGGCCTAACATCGTTCGTGTCATCTCCGAGGCGGGTTTTTGTTTGTCGTTCTCCGTATTCAAGAAATTCCACTCCAGTTGATGTTTTCTTGAGCTTCACGTCGCCCCAGCACATGTCCCTGTGCTCTTTGCAGCCGCGAAGACCGAACTGAGTTGTGTTATTCAGCCAGAGTGTGTTCAGCAGAGCTTCAGGTCTCTCAGTTCCTAGAAGTTTTTTCTCGTAGAGAACTTGTATGTCGTCTTCACTGATAGCGACAGATGCATTTGGTTTATTGCCTTTCCCTTTGCGTTTCAAATCTTTCTGCTTGGATGACaaagcttttcttgttttctcgaatTGCAGGTCTTTGATGATGCTGTGaccgtaatttttctttttgagataTCTCTCAAAGCTTGCAATGAATCCTCGAAGGGAGCTTGGTTCgtattcttcttgtttgtctttggTGCGGACTGTTATGATGAATTCGCTCAAATATTCATTCAGCTCCTCTGGAGGGATCTCTTCAAGTTTTCGTTCCTCGTTTTTCGATGCTAGGAATTGTTGCAGCACGGCtacattttgcaaagttttctttttagtgctttcgttttcttgttctgAGATGAAATCCTCCACAGACACATCTAAATCCTtaaatcttgatgccattttatttgacgagaaatgaaaaacaactcgCCGTTGCTTGCCAGTCGTTGAGAAAAGACTGAGCTCTACGATTTTCTTCACTAGTGACAAAGAGCCGTCCGTGGCCTGTGATTGGTCGGACGatatttttcactagtgacaaaaacCGTCCGACTAATCAGAAGCCAGCAATCACGCACAGggatgaaatttatttcattgatttttggcgcgaaaatctcagtatgtataggatatcttaccatggtcacgcgttggtcacgctctacgtccaatttttatactctgattggtcaaaatttgacaggtgagttcatgcggaaaaattatgcagcatcttgaaagtagtttactttgacagctgaagctgacagagttttgtgtcagcttgtgatgtttttaactgtctttttcctctggatgtacaaaatgaaatacagctgctatcaagagtcttctgttattcatggctagtttgtttactgggttttggttgagaaatgcgtcgcttgtcaacattcggtaattcgatttcggatggcatcgttttcgtttttcaccttgcttaatgcgtaagagggtttaaaagtctcaagcaactgtggcctcccttgatagctttcaggaactgaatctcaaatggtaagcctaagtaattattgtatttgatgtttgtatttcatgaagtcttgcacagttcacgctgacagtttatgcggcaagtttatgcacgtttgtaggatttgagtcaatgatctgttctagtatcaggtttgatataagctttaaaaagccttcagatatatttgctcaccacaaatagaaagaaattgttccgaagaatatttagttataaatttggctgtagaaagaaaactttgagcgattttcttgcttcgaggagttcaccttcgaaaacagtaaacaccgcgccgggaaaccggctaaaacataaacttaagctttacgcttaaagactcaggatttttagagacaatttaatacttgtcttcgtgaatgaaaattgttgtctctgtaaatgtttcacggaattatatctctttttttgattgttagtagtctctcttgcaattttaatcgcttgtccgtgccgtttgttttcatcgttcatgaccatcgcttgcaggagtactcaaaaatgtcgcgcgtatcaaacgctttataagattacacatcgttataactgaaaccagtaaataacaaaacaaataataataaattcgctttTAAGTcgaagcgtaactctgttaaagttcattcaaacactcgaccacactgacagctcgcactatagaaacgaggaccagctggccgtatgggtgattttggagattttctgaaatttttgaacggtttggctcgtcctgaatattgactgagtgcaatttgtcttgaaaaattgtgaaatgccgcattctgtccgagctctgtatgataaatagtaatgtttcacctcaaatgtggtgtataaaaattataaaaggttggtttaaacacccccagatttgttggcaagaatttgtaaagtaaacctgtcgaacggaaaaaaatttggcgtgatttgttttccaagaatttgttttcgaggcctaatctactgtgatcttgaatgtgatcgaagatgtttgctattttttgggtgtacatataaggttatcaa
Protein-coding sequences here:
- the LOC140951471 gene encoding uncharacterized protein KIAA1958-like, coding for MASRFKDLDVSVEDFISEQENESTKKKTLQNVAVLQQFLASKNEERKLEEIPPEELNEYLSEFIITVRTKDKQEEYEPSSLRGFIASFERYLKKKNYGHSIIKDLQFEKTRKALSSKQKDLKRKGKGNKPNASVAISEDDIQVLYEKKLLGTERPEALLNTLWLNNTTQFGLRGCKEHRDMCWGDVKLKKTSTGVEFLEYGERQTKTRLGDDTNDVRPIAPKMFSLPNSDRCPVLTYKVFAEKRPTQMNFDEAPFYLAVNNIKTDSLDKKPWFKQSPVGVNKLNSIMKVMSEKAELNKPRLKNHSGRKTMMQTLVNEEIPPTDIIQLSGHRNLQSVNNYATVSEKQQMKMSRTLSAFTTGIVSKKDAPREESSCGSSSENNKMLVSQQRTEHTVTSSTCGQQQALQIFAGATISGGNIHVSINTLNKSPILPTSPKPKYQRYKRLLSSDSESD